Part of the Methylomonas rapida genome is shown below.
AAAAAGAAACGGTTAAAGCCTTTTTGCAGAATATTCCCGAGGCACAGCAACACGCGTTACAACGCGTCTGCGTGGACATGTATGAAGGGTATCGCAACGCCGTCTATGAGACATTGCCCGGCGTCGAGGTGGTGGTTGATCGCTTCCATGTCGCCAAGCATTATCGAGACGGCGCCGACCAGGTCCGCAAGGCGGAAATGAAAAAACTCAAGAATACCCTGTCTGCCGAGGATTATGCCAAGCTGAAAGGCGCGATGTGGGCTTTTCGGAAGCGCTGGATGGAACTCTCTGCCGATCAGCAAACCGTTTTGCTTTTTCTATTCCAGCAAGCCCCCATTTTGCGAGAAGTCTATATCCAACGGGAGCTTTTGACGGGTATTTTTGAGCGCCGACTCAATAAGGCTGAGGCCGAAAAAGCCTTGGATCGCTGGATGGAGCATATCAAAGTCTTGAAGTTGAAGGGCTTTGATGCGTTTGTCAAAACCTATCAAAACTGGCGAAATGAAATCACCAACTATTTCATTCGCCGGGAAACCAGTGGCTTTGTTGAAGGGCTTAACAACAAAATCAAAAGCATCAAACGACGCTGCTTTGGCATTTACAATACCGTCCGCCTGTTTCAGCATATCTGGCTTGATATCGAAGGGAGACGGTTGTTCGGTTATGCATAACCCTATATGTCGGGGCTACTCCGCGAAATACGGAAGAGCCAAAGTTCTTGCCACTCCCCCCTCATTAGCCCATGCGCCAACTCCTACTCCGCCCGATTATTTTCGTCACTATCGTCATGAGTATTTTGGTTCTCGGCGAACTGCTGGCGATTGGCCGCCTAACCTGGCTGAATCACCAGCGTATCAACGTCATCGAAAATGACATTGGCGAAGGCCACCGCCTGGAAGAAACCATCTTCGAAATGTTGCAGTTACAGTCGAAACTGGCCATCCATAAAAACGATCCCTCGGTGGGCCCCGAACAAATCAATGACATCCAGAATCGCTTGCTGGATTTATTGCAAAGTCAGCAAAGCTCGAATTATATGGTCCCGATTGACTTGAATCATTTGCAGGACCTATTCGACAAGGCCATCAATGGTGACCAGCAGGCGCTGATAGAAACCCTGACCTCGATTCATCAGGTATTGGACCAACAAACCGCCGAGGAAGAAAAACTGCTGATCAACGTCGAAAACGACAGCCGGCTTGAATTGCAATTGGCCATCATCCTGCCTATCCTGCTGTTTTGGATAGGACATTATTTTTTTCGCAACAATGTATTGGAGCCCCTGGACGCGCTGCGCGACCTGCTGTCGGGGCTGGCGGAAGGGGTCAAGCAACCCATCAACCGGAAAACCTCGGACCCAGTGTTACGCGATTTATTCGACCGCTACAACCAACTGGTCGATCATTTGATCGAGCTGGAGCAGGCCTACCTCACCTATACCACCCGCCTGGAAAGCCAGGTTCGGGAAACCAGTCATGCCCTGTTGGAGCAAAGCCAGCGGCTGGCCAAGGCCGAACGGCTGGCGGCATTGACCGAAATGGCCGCCAGTACCGCCCACGAATTGCGCAACCCCTTGGCGGTGATTCAAGTGGCGCTGGAAAACATGCAGGCCGAATCCAACGACCCGGATTTTCGTGAGCGCGTCGGCTTGCTGCACCGGGAAGTGCATCGTTTGACCAAACACTTGAACGACTTGCTGAGTTCCGCCCGCAACAGCAGCGAATCCGCCCAGGCCATCAACATCACGCAAGCCACCCAGGAATTGATCCGCTTGCTGAGTTATCAGACCAAAGGCAACGTCGAGATCGACATCCAAAGCCAAGCCGACATCATGGCGACCCTGCCGGAAACCGAATTTAGACAAGTCCTGCTCAATTTATTACAAAACGCGGTGCAGGCGATCGGCGATCAACCCGGTACGATAAGCATCCAAATCGGACAGGATCGACAAAACCTGGTCATCACGGTGACCGACAGCGGCGGCGGTTTTAGCCCGGATTTGTTACAACAAGGCATACGCCCCTTCGTCAGTTTGAAAGAAAAAGGCAGCGGCCTGGGTCTAGTGATGGTACAACGTTTTGCCCGCGAACAAAGCGGCACGCTGAAACTGGAAAACGACGACGCCGGCCATGCCCGCGTCACCCTGACCCTGCCCATGACGCCTGCCCGATAAATCCACCCGTTACCTCCTTATGATGACTAACACCTTACTGATCATAGAAGACGAAGCCCTGCTGGCCGCCGAATTGGCGCGCTTTTTCAGAAAAGCCGACTGGGAAGTCAGCATCGTCAATTCCCTGCAAGAAGCGGAAAGTTTTCTGCGCGAACAGGATTTGGACCCTTTGGTGGTGCTGTCGGACATGAATCTACCCGACGGCAACGCGCTGGATTTGCTGGAAAAGCTGAAACCGGAAATCGAAAGCAGCGAATGGGTGTTTTTGACCGGTTACGGCAGCGTGGCCGATTCGGTGCGCGCCGTCAGGCTGGGCGCTTATGACTTCATCGAAAAGCCCTGTTCGGTGGACCGATTGAATCTGCTGGTGGAAGGCGCCGCGCGTAGTGCCCGCGCCC
Proteins encoded:
- a CDS encoding sensor histidine kinase, which codes for MSILVLGELLAIGRLTWLNHQRINVIENDIGEGHRLEETIFEMLQLQSKLAIHKNDPSVGPEQINDIQNRLLDLLQSQQSSNYMVPIDLNHLQDLFDKAINGDQQALIETLTSIHQVLDQQTAEEEKLLINVENDSRLELQLAIILPILLFWIGHYFFRNNVLEPLDALRDLLSGLAEGVKQPINRKTSDPVLRDLFDRYNQLVDHLIELEQAYLTYTTRLESQVRETSHALLEQSQRLAKAERLAALTEMAASTAHELRNPLAVIQVALENMQAESNDPDFRERVGLLHREVHRLTKHLNDLLSSARNSSESAQAINITQATQELIRLLSYQTKGNVEIDIQSQADIMATLPETEFRQVLLNLLQNAVQAIGDQPGTISIQIGQDRQNLVITVTDSGGGFSPDLLQQGIRPFVSLKEKGSGLGLVMVQRFAREQSGTLKLENDDAGHARVTLTLPMTPAR
- a CDS encoding ISL3 family transposase; the encoded protein is MTQSLLQIPLDIPDVCIEKVETTAKGEFIITVSSTLTSATCHQCGQRIDKFYGYGREITLRHLSIFDRPVWIKLTPKRYRCPDCPKGPTTTQQCGWYNWKSPHTKAYEQWILRELINSSVTDMDVKHGISAEAAEGIINRHVAQQVDWSAIQGIRLLGLDEIALKKGHQDFVVIVSAIDTEDHKRILAVLPDRKKETVKAFLQNIPEAQQHALQRVCVDMYEGYRNAVYETLPGVEVVVDRFHVAKHYRDGADQVRKAEMKKLKNTLSAEDYAKLKGAMWAFRKRWMELSADQQTVLLFLFQQAPILREVYIQRELLTGIFERRLNKAEAEKALDRWMEHIKVLKLKGFDAFVKTYQNWRNEITNYFIRRETSGFVEGLNNKIKSIKRRCFGIYNTVRLFQHIWLDIEGRRLFGYA